The following proteins come from a genomic window of Enterobacter sp. RHBSTW-00175:
- a CDS encoding glutaredoxin domain-containing protein, whose product MQWKELDIEADPVHRQAMTEASGRNTVPQIFINGTHVGGSDELFELDVRGELDKLLGRTPPAI is encoded by the coding sequence GTGCAATGGAAGGAACTCGATATCGAGGCGGATCCGGTTCACCGGCAGGCCATGACGGAAGCGTCGGGTCGAAACACCGTGCCGCAGATCTTCATCAACGGCACGCATGTCGGTGGCTCCGACGAGCTTTTCGAGCTCGATGTCAGAGGCGAACTCGACAAACTCCTGGGGCGCACGCCGCCCGCCATCTGA
- a CDS encoding DUF427 domain-containing protein — MVSAIWNDATIATSNETVVVEGNHYFPPSAVDFGLLEMSPHTSVCPIKGTARYFHVRVGDALNVNAAWTYPDPTPGAEGIRDHIAFWKGVEVA, encoded by the coding sequence TTGGTCTCAGCTATCTGGAATGACGCCACCATCGCCACAAGCAACGAGACGGTCGTCGTCGAGGGAAACCACTACTTCCCACCGTCGGCAGTCGATTTTGGCCTGCTTGAGATGAGCCCGCACACGTCCGTCTGCCCGATCAAGGGCACCGCGCGCTACTTCCATGTGCGTGTGGGAGACGCGCTCAACGTGAACGCAGCCTGGACCTATCCAGATCCGACGCCAGGCGCCGAGGGCATCCGGGATCATATCGCCTTCTGGAAAGGCGTGGAGGTTGCGTAG